One Nicotiana tomentosiformis chromosome 4, ASM39032v3, whole genome shotgun sequence genomic window carries:
- the LOC104108259 gene encoding pentatricopeptide repeat-containing protein At4g14850-like, producing the protein MSSLPSVIVGSTLKLEPDFKKSTVTSLPLEKRNHSPMTLDKDLDPFNLDFREALSLIKEGEKKVESAAYVPLLQECIKNNSVSEAEAIHAHIIKMGIYKDLFLMTFLVNVYAKCGTMDSARKVFDNLPKRNVVTWTSLMSGYVHNAQPEVAINVFQEMLEVGGFPTNYTLGVAFKACALLADFELGKQIHGYVVKYEIEDDTSIGNALCSLYCKSGNLESAVKAFRRISDKNVISWTTAISACGDNGDSAIGLSLFVEMLCANVEPNEFTLTSVMSMCCIMQALKMGSQIHSLSIKLGYGSNLRVMNSIMYLYLKNGWIIEAKKLFDEMDTISLVTWNAMIAGLAQMMDLAEDGIINAHSSGIESLNTFLRLHRSGMKPDLFTFSSVLTVCSSLVALEQGEQIHAQVIKSGFLSDVVVGTALVNMYSKCGSIDRASKAFVEMSTRTLISWTSMIIAFAQHGYSKQALQLFEDMRFVGARPNKVTFVGVLSACSHAGLVEEALAYFDMMKKEYKIKAVMDHYACLIDMFVRLGRIDEAFDFVKKMDFEPNEFIWSLLIAGCRSHGKSELGFYAAEQLLNLNPKNSEAYFLLLNMYLSAERWKDVSRVRKLMKDEKIGKLKDWSWISIREKVHSFRTGDRLNPPYENIDNFLRDLDDKASTMGFELQTTLELRTEEDDEAAFPRGRHSEKLAVAFGLLSTPSAAPIRVIKSISMCRDCHSFMKFISQLTSRKILIRDSKRLHKFVNGHCSCGDFGSLV; encoded by the exons ATGTCTTCTCTGCCTTCAGTTATAGTAGGCAGCACCCTTAAGCTCGAACCTGATTTCAAGAAATCTACAGTCACTTCTTTACCATTAGAAAAG AGAAATCATAGTCCTATGACTTTGGATAAAGATTTGGACCCATTCAATCTTGATTTCAGAGAAGCACTTTCACTGATAAAAGAAGGTGAAAAGAAAGTAGAATCAGCTGCTTATGTTCCACTGCTGCAAGAATGTATCAAGAATAATTCAGTTTCAGAAGCTGAAGCAATTCATGCCCACATTATCAAAATGGGTATCTATAAGGACTTGTTTCTCATGACATTCTTAGTTAATGTGTATGCAAAGTGCGGGACTATGGATAGTGCACGTAAGGTATTCGATAATTTGCCTAAAAGAAATGTCGTTACCTGGACATCGTTGATGTCTGGCTATGTTCACAATGCGCAACCGGAGGTTGCTATTAATGTGTTTCAGGAAATGTTGGAAGTAGGTGGGTTTCCCACGAATTATACATTAGGTGTTGCATTCAAAGCTTGCGCTTTGTTGGCTGATTTCGAGTTAGGAAAACAGATTCATGGGTATGTGGTAAAGTATGAAATTGAGGATGATACAAGTATTGGCAATGCTCTTTGTAGCTTGTATTGCAAAAGCGGCAATCTGGAATCTGCTGTTAAAGCATTTCGGAGGATTTCTGATAAGAATGTGATCTCTTGGACAACAGCTATATCTGCCTGCGGAGATAATGGGGATTCTGCAATCGGATTAAGCCTTTTTGTTGAGATGCTTTGCGCGAATGTGGAGCCTAATGAGTTCACATTGACAAGCGTAATGAGCATGTGTTGCATAATGCAGGCTCTAAAGATGGGATCACAAATTCATTCTTTGAGCATTAAACTAGGGTATGGTTCTAATTTACGAGTAATGAATTCAATTATGTACTTATACTTGAAAAATGGATGGATTATAGAGGCAAAAAAGCTGTTTGATGAAATGGACACAATTAGTTTGGTTACATGGAATGCAATGATTGCAGGTCTAGCTCAAATGATGGATCTTGCCGAGGATGGTATCATCAATGCGCATTCCAGTGGTATTGAGTCACTGAACACTTTTCTGAGACTGCATCGATCAGGGATGAAGCCTGATTTATTCACCTTCTCAAGTGTGTTAACTGTATGTAGTAGTTTGGTTGCTTTGGAACAAGGGGAGCAAATTCATGCTCAGGTTATTAAGTCCGGTTTTTTGTCTGATGTTGTAGTGGGAACTGCCCTAGTTAACATGTACAGTAAATGTGGAAGCATTGACAGGGCAAGTAAAGCTTTTGTGGAGATGTCTACGCGAACTTTGATATCTTGGACATCTATGATTATAGCTTTCGCACAACATGGCTACTCTAAACAGGCGTTGCAGCTCTTTGAGGATATGAGGTTCGTAGGAGCTAGACCAAACAAGGTTACATTTGTGGGTGTGCTCTCTGCGTGTAGCCATGCTGGACTAGTTGAAGAGGCATTGGCATATTTCGACATGATGAAAAAGGAGTATAAAATTAAGGCCGTGATGGACCATTATGCATGCTTGATTGATATGTTTGTGAGGTTAGGTAGGATAGATGAAGCTTTTGATTTCGTCAAGAAGATGGATTTTGAGCCTAACGAATTTATATGGTCACTTTTAATAGCGGGCTGTAGAAGCCATGGGAAATCAGAGCTTGGTTTTTATGCTGCTGAACAACTACTAAACCTGAATCCGAAAAACTCAGAGGCTTACTTCTTGTTGTTAAACATGTACCTCTCAGCGGAGAGATGGAAGGATGTTTCCAGGGTGAGAAAGTTAATGAAAGATGAAAAAATTGGAAAACTAAAGGATTGGAGCTGGATCAGCATCAGGGAGAAAGTTCATTCATTTAGAACAGGTGATCGGTTGAATCCTCcgtatgaaaatatagacaaCTTCTTAAGGGATTTGGATGACAAAGCAAGTACTATGGGATTTGAGTTACAGACAACTTTGGAGCTGCGAACTGAAGAAGATGATGAAGCAGCTTTTCCTAGAGGTCGACACAGTGAAAAGTTGGCTGTTGCATTTGGATTGCTGAGCACACCAAGTGCTGCACCCATCCGAGTTATTAAGAGTATTAGCATGTGTAGAGATTGCCACAGCTTTATGAAATTCATCTCACAGCTAACTTCAAGAAAAATCCTCATTAGAGATAGTAAAAGGCTGCACAAATTTGTAAATGGACACTGCTCTTGTGGCGATTTTGGTAGTCTTGTTTAA
- the LOC104108260 gene encoding CBL-interacting serine/threonine-protein kinase 8, translating into MVIRKLGKYEVGRTIGEGTFAKVKFAQNTETGESVAMKVLDRSTIIKHKMVDQIKREISIMKLVRHPYVVRLHEVIATRTKIYIILEFITGGELFDKIVHHGRLSEAESRRYFQQLIEGVDYCHIKGVYHRDLKPENLLLDSQGDLKISDFGLSASPGEGVNILKTTCGTPNYVAPEVLSHKGYDGAVADIWSCGVILYVLMAGYLPFDEVDLTTLYAKIEKAEFSCPSWFPVGAKSLIHRILDPNPQTRIRIEEIRNDEWFKKGYVPVKAMEYEDVNLDDINAAFDDTEEERPNEQCDNADAGPLALNAFDLIILSQGLNLSVLFDRGQDTMKQHQTRFLTQKPAKVVLSSMEVVAQSMGFKTHIRNYKMRVEGLSANKTSHFSVILEVFEVAPTFFMVDVQKAAGDAGEFLKFYKNFCGNLEDIIWKPSDESCKSRVTKTRSRKR; encoded by the exons ATGGTGATAAGGAAATTAGGCAAGTATGAAGTAGGGAGGACAATAGGGGAAGGAACATTTGCCAAAGTTAAATTTGCACAGAATACGGAAACTGGTGAAAGTGTTGCAATGAAAGTCCTCGATCGTAGTACCATCATCAAACACAAGATGGTTGACCAG ATAAAGCGGGAGATATCCATAATGAAGCTTGTTAGACATCCATATGTAGTTCGATTACACGAG GTTATAGCAACCCGCACGAAGATCTATATTATCTTGGAATTTATTACAGGCGGTGAACTGTTTGATAAAATA GTTCACCATGGGCGATTAAGTGAAGCTGAGTCCCGTAGATACTTTCAGCAGTTGATTGAAGGAGTGGATTATTGTCACATCAAAGGAGTCTATCATAGAGATTTAAAG CCTGAAAATCTTCTGCTAGATTCCCAAGGAGATCtgaaaatatcagattttggacTTAGTGCTTCGCCTGGTGAA GGAGTCAACATTCTTAAGACAACATGTGGAACCCCCAACTATGTTGCACCAGAG GTTCTTAGTCACAAAGGTTATGACGGTGCTGTGGCAGATATCTGGTCCTGTGGTGTCATCCTTTATGTTCTGATGGCAGGTTATCTCCCCTTTGATGAAGTTGATCTCACTACACTGTATGCGAAG ATTGAAAAAGCAGAGTTCTCCTGCCCGTCTTGGTTTCCGGTTGGAGCAAAATCACTTATTCATCGAATTTTAGACCCAAATCCTCAAACA CGTATTCGGATTGAAGAGATCCGTAATGACGAATGGTTTAAAAAAGGTTATGTTCCCGTCAAAGCTATGGAGTATGAAGATGTCAATTTAGATGATATTAATGCAGCTTTTGATGATACAGAG GAGGAGAGACCCAATGAGCAATGTGACAATGCGGATGCTGGGCCTCTGGCTCTGAATGCCTTTGACCTTATTATTCTCTCTCAAGGATTGAACTTATCCGTATTGTTTGATCGCGGGCAG GATACAATGAAGCAGCATCAAACCCGCTTTCTTACGCAGAAACCAGCAAAAGTTGTTTTATCAAGTATGGAAGTTGTGGCACAATCCATGGGTTTCAAGACCCATATCCGCAATTATAAG ATGAGGGTAGAAGGTCTGTCCGCGAACAAGACTTCACATTTCTCTGTAATTCTGGAG GTGTTTGAAGTTGCTCCTACATTTTTCATGGTAGACGTTCAGAAAGCAGCTGGCGATGCTGGTGAATTCCTCAAG TTTTACAAGAACTTTTGTGGCAATCTGGAGGATATTATCTGGAAGCCATCAGATGAATCGTGCAAATCAAGGGTTACAAAAACAAGGAGTAGAAAGAGATGA